A window of the Desulfobacula toluolica Tol2 genome harbors these coding sequences:
- a CDS encoding anthranilate synthase component II codes for MLVAVIDNYDSFTFNLVHYILQTGVDVKVFRNDKISIDELKALNLGAIVISPGPGRPEDAGISLEVVRQFSGTVPILGVCLGHQVIAQSFGGKIIHAKQIMHGKTSVVTADGEHIYSGIKKPFTVMRYHSLAVCEKNLPDCLMVTATTEDGEIMGIRHKEHPTQGLQFHPESFMTTMGKRLIRNFIKGAA; via the coding sequence ATGTTAGTTGCAGTGATAGATAATTACGATTCATTCACCTTCAACCTGGTTCATTACATACTTCAAACCGGGGTGGATGTAAAAGTATTCAGAAATGATAAAATATCCATTGATGAACTTAAAGCGTTGAACTTAGGTGCCATTGTTATTTCCCCCGGACCAGGACGCCCCGAAGATGCCGGGATTTCCCTGGAGGTGGTCCGGCAGTTTTCCGGCACAGTTCCAATTCTGGGTGTCTGCCTTGGCCACCAGGTGATTGCCCAGAGCTTTGGCGGAAAAATCATCCATGCCAAACAGATCATGCATGGGAAGACATCTGTTGTAACTGCTGACGGAGAGCATATTTATTCAGGCATCAAAAAACCATTTACCGTCATGAGATACCATTCCCTGGCGGTTTGTGAAAAAAATCTTCCTGACTGCCTGATGGTGACCGCAACAACTGAAGATGGAGAAATAATGGGCATTCGCCATAAAGAACATCCCACACAGGGGCTTCAGTTTCATCCGGAATCCTTCATGACCACAATGGGAAAAAGACTGATCAGAAATTTTATCAAAGGAGCAGCATAA
- the trpE gene encoding anthranilate synthase component I has product MILKQFPEKQDFLTLAKTCNVIPVCTRILADTETPVSILQKFFSKEKESFLLESVEGGERWGRYSFMGISAFGNIKIFSHDVEIQTKNETKKIPHHNEPLDIIRSFSKGFIPAQISELPRFWSGFTGYFTYEMVSFFEKIPVCLPHDMPYAHFIIPDEMIIFDNIKQTLTCLKICYTDGCNDHEALFENAQQDLNQMLETINTPFMPQKSVQSQDVSLEPETPAQEYMAGVEKIKEHIVEGDVFQAVYSQPFSCNAYVDPILIYRAQRYINPSPYMFFMNFKDIIVAGSSPETMVRLENNIATLRPIAGTRPRGKTEQEDRKLADELLNDEKERAEHVMLIDLGRNDLGRVAEAGTVQVTDTMVIERYSHVMHLVSNITCDMKKDVDAYDLFKATFPAGTLSGAPKIRAMEIIAKLENTPRRVYGGAAGYISFTGNMDFAITIRTAVMENDKLTVQAGAGIVYDSDPQKELLECQNKAKSVEMALKLALSNNNGGR; this is encoded by the coding sequence ATGATTTTAAAGCAATTTCCTGAAAAGCAAGATTTTTTAACACTTGCCAAAACCTGCAATGTCATACCGGTCTGCACCCGGATTCTTGCAGACACGGAAACACCAGTTTCAATTTTACAAAAATTTTTCAGCAAAGAAAAAGAGAGCTTTTTGCTGGAAAGTGTTGAGGGTGGTGAAAGATGGGGAAGATACAGTTTCATGGGTATATCTGCATTTGGTAATATCAAAATATTTTCTCATGATGTTGAGATACAAACAAAAAATGAAACAAAAAAAATACCCCATCACAATGAGCCGTTAGATATTATCCGAAGCTTTTCCAAAGGGTTTATACCGGCTCAAATTTCTGAACTGCCAAGGTTCTGGAGTGGATTTACCGGATACTTTACCTATGAGATGGTTTCATTTTTTGAAAAAATCCCGGTTTGTCTGCCCCATGATATGCCCTATGCCCATTTTATCATTCCCGATGAAATGATTATTTTCGATAATATCAAACAAACATTAACCTGCCTGAAAATATGTTACACAGATGGTTGCAATGATCATGAAGCCTTGTTTGAAAATGCGCAACAAGATCTTAACCAGATGCTTGAAACCATAAACACACCTTTTATGCCCCAAAAAAGTGTGCAGTCCCAGGATGTTAGTTTGGAACCGGAAACCCCGGCCCAGGAATATATGGCAGGCGTTGAAAAAATTAAAGAACATATTGTTGAAGGAGATGTTTTTCAGGCGGTTTATTCCCAGCCGTTTTCATGCAATGCCTATGTTGATCCCATCCTGATCTACCGCGCCCAGCGGTATATCAATCCTTCACCCTACATGTTTTTCATGAATTTTAAAGACATCATTGTTGCAGGCTCATCACCGGAAACCATGGTAAGGCTTGAAAATAATATTGCCACATTAAGGCCCATTGCAGGTACAAGGCCCAGAGGCAAGACAGAGCAGGAAGACCGAAAACTTGCAGATGAGCTGTTGAATGATGAAAAAGAACGGGCCGAGCATGTGATGCTCATTGATCTGGGCAGAAATGATCTGGGCCGTGTGGCAGAAGCCGGAACCGTCCAGGTGACGGACACCATGGTGATTGAACGCTATTCCCATGTCATGCACCTGGTATCCAATATCACCTGTGACATGAAAAAAGACGTGGATGCCTATGATCTGTTCAAGGCTACTTTTCCGGCCGGCACCTTGTCAGGAGCCCCGAAAATCCGTGCCATGGAAATTATTGCCAAACTTGAGAATACTCCCAGAAGGGTTTATGGTGGGGCTGCAGGGTATATTTCCTTTACCGGAAACATGGATTTTGCCATCACTATCAGGACGGCTGTCATGGAAAATGATAAACTGACGGTTCAGGCCGGGGCCGGTATTGTATATGACTCTGACCCCCAAAAAGAATTGCTGGAATGCCAGAACAAGGCAAAAAGTGTGGAAATGGCATTAAAACTTGCCCTTTCAAATAACAATGGAGGCAGATAA
- a CDS encoding dodecin family protein — translation MGDNSVYKLIDLVGSSPTSWEDAATKAIEKASASLKDLRIAEVQKLDIKIEGGKPTQFRANMRLSFKYSSENKEPWIA, via the coding sequence ATGGGTGACAACAGTGTTTACAAACTTATTGATCTTGTCGGTTCAAGCCCCACATCTTGGGAAGATGCAGCCACTAAAGCCATTGAAAAGGCAAGTGCCTCATTAAAGGATTTAAGGATTGCAGAAGTTCAGAAACTTGATATTAAAATAGAAGGGGGCAAGCCTACGCAATTCAGGGCCAATATGCGTTTGTCATTTAAGTATAGCAGTGAAAATAAAGAACCTTGGATTGCTTGA
- a CDS encoding phosphoribosylanthranilate isomerase: MIKKETKKTGKTLTEKLSKKIPWIKICGLTDIENALGCANLGADAIGLVFFEKSPRNVSVKRAAQISNALPDHILTIGVFVNESYEGIMEKVNACGLNGVQLHGNEPPELIDDLLKENLVVIKALFATREPFITQAPLYQKASFLLVEYGKGTLPGGNAESWNYELSLQLETNRSVETSRSMKTRTPLVLAGGLHPDNICLAIKTAKPAAVDVSSGVEKTYGIKDLNKVNAFITRVTAMKD; this comes from the coding sequence ATGATAAAAAAAGAGACAAAAAAAACAGGCAAAACGCTAACTGAAAAATTATCAAAAAAAATACCCTGGATCAAAATATGCGGACTGACTGATATTGAAAATGCCCTTGGATGTGCAAACCTGGGAGCAGATGCCATAGGTCTTGTGTTTTTTGAAAAAAGCCCCAGAAATGTATCTGTAAAAAGAGCAGCCCAAATTTCAAATGCTCTGCCGGATCATATCCTTACCATTGGGGTGTTTGTGAATGAATCCTATGAAGGTATCATGGAGAAAGTCAATGCATGCGGTTTAAATGGAGTTCAACTGCATGGCAATGAACCCCCGGAGCTTATTGATGACCTGTTAAAAGAGAATCTTGTGGTCATTAAAGCTCTTTTTGCAACAAGAGAACCCTTTATAACCCAGGCCCCTTTATACCAAAAGGCCTCTTTTCTACTGGTTGAATATGGAAAAGGAACCCTGCCCGGCGGAAATGCGGAATCCTGGAATTATGAACTGTCCCTTCAATTGGAGACAAACAGATCGGTGGAGACAAGCAGGTCAATGAAAACAAGAACACCTTTAGTTCTTGCCGGAGGACTTCATCCGGATAACATCTGCCTGGCAATAAAAACTGCTAAACCAGCAGCGGTAGATGTCTCTTCAGGTGTTGAAAAAACTTATGGGATAAAAGATTTAAATAAGGTCAACGCTTTTATAACAAGGGTAACGGCCATGAAGGATTGA
- the trpC gene encoding indole-3-glycerol phosphate synthase TrpC: MGIDGFLKQVLEIKSLEVSKAKSNIPLNTIRREAENTKPAASFLTALQKSSPDDIGIIAEVKKASPSKGDIRPDLDPVLYAQTYTMAGARAISVLTESQYFKGSLKDLEAVCANTELPVLRKDFTIGSYQIYEAKKAGASSILLITTILSKDQLTDYIHLARELGMEPLVEITSEKEFEIAYDCDAKVVDMNNRNLQTLETDLNVSKRIAAIIPEDIIPVEASGISCFADIDNGLSSNIFNFLVGESIVKAKDPELLIKELRNIK; the protein is encoded by the coding sequence ATGGGTATTGACGGATTTTTAAAACAGGTGCTGGAGATAAAATCCCTGGAAGTATCAAAAGCCAAATCCAATATCCCTTTGAACACAATTCGAAGGGAAGCCGAAAACACAAAACCTGCGGCAAGCTTTTTAACAGCCCTTCAAAAGAGCAGTCCCGATGATATCGGCATTATTGCAGAAGTTAAAAAAGCCTCTCCATCCAAAGGGGATATCCGCCCTGACCTTGATCCGGTATTGTATGCCCAAACCTATACTATGGCAGGTGCCCGTGCGATTTCCGTTCTAACGGAATCCCAATATTTTAAAGGCAGTTTAAAAGACCTGGAAGCGGTCTGTGCCAATACTGAACTTCCGGTATTAAGAAAAGATTTCACCATTGGTTCCTACCAGATTTATGAAGCAAAAAAAGCAGGTGCATCTTCGATTCTTCTGATCACCACAATTTTGTCCAAAGATCAGCTCACAGATTACATTCATCTTGCAAGGGAACTTGGCATGGAGCCGCTGGTTGAAATCACCTCGGAAAAAGAATTTGAAATTGCCTATGACTGTGATGCAAAAGTTGTGGATATGAATAATCGGAACCTTCAAACCCTTGAAACCGACTTGAATGTCTCAAAACGAATTGCCGCAATTATTCCAGAAGATATCATCCCGGTGGAGGCCAGTGGTATTTCTTGTTTTGCAGATATTGACAACGGCCTTTCATCCAATATATTCAACTTTCTTGTTGGAGAAAGCATTGTAAAGGCCAAAGATCCTGAACTGCTTATAAAAGAACTGAGAAATATCAAGTGA
- the trpD gene encoding anthranilate phosphoribosyltransferase → MTFIENLKKIIAGQDLDQDSSASMLMDIFSGNITEAQIGAFMAALATKGETFEELAGAARAMRRKAIKIQTLSKNVIDIVGTGGDESGSFNISTTTAFVVAGAGVTVAKHGNRSISSQCGSADVLEELGVNLNTDPEIVEEAINEIGIGFMFAPMYHGSMKYAGKARQECCIRSIFNMLGPLTNPAAASCQLLGVYAPQLTEMFAQALKLLGVSKAFVVHGHDGMDEITTTAPTRISELNNGTIRSYDLDPLDFFEDYAAPEDLKGGDVKLNAAITLAILNGEKGPKRDIVLLNSGAALVAAQITDTIKNGIALAEKSIDSGKALEKLKLLVDYTGEAA, encoded by the coding sequence ATGACCTTTATAGAGAATTTAAAAAAAATCATTGCAGGACAGGATCTTGACCAGGACAGCAGCGCTTCCATGCTCATGGATATTTTTTCAGGAAATATCACAGAAGCCCAGATCGGGGCATTTATGGCGGCTCTTGCCACCAAAGGAGAAACCTTTGAAGAGCTTGCCGGTGCTGCAAGAGCCATGAGACGCAAGGCCATAAAAATCCAGACCCTGTCCAAAAATGTCATTGATATTGTCGGCACAGGCGGAGATGAATCAGGATCATTCAACATTTCCACCACCACGGCTTTTGTAGTGGCAGGTGCCGGTGTGACCGTTGCCAAACACGGCAACAGAAGTATCTCAAGCCAATGCGGCAGTGCCGATGTTTTGGAAGAATTAGGGGTAAATCTGAATACAGACCCTGAAATTGTTGAAGAAGCCATTAATGAAATCGGTATCGGATTCATGTTTGCACCCATGTACCACGGTTCCATGAAGTATGCAGGCAAAGCCAGACAAGAATGCTGCATCAGAAGTATTTTTAACATGCTGGGTCCCTTGACCAACCCGGCTGCGGCCAGTTGCCAGCTTTTGGGCGTGTATGCCCCGCAGTTGACAGAGATGTTTGCCCAGGCTCTGAAACTTCTGGGTGTCAGCAAAGCATTTGTCGTACACGGCCACGACGGCATGGATGAGATAACGACCACGGCACCTACAAGAATATCAGAGCTGAATAACGGCACTATCCGATCCTATGACCTGGACCCGCTGGATTTCTTTGAAGACTATGCAGCCCCTGAAGATCTTAAAGGCGGTGATGTTAAATTGAATGCAGCCATTACACTGGCCATCCTCAACGGTGAAAAAGGACCCAAAAGAGATATTGTACTTTTAAATTCCGGTGCGGCCCTGGTTGCGGCGCAAATAACAGACACAATCAAAAATGGAATTGCTTTGGCTGAAAAATCCATTGATTCGGGCAAAGCCCTTGAAAAACTTAAACTGCTTGTGGATTATACCGGGGAGGCTGCATAA